From the genome of Biomphalaria glabrata chromosome 17, xgBioGlab47.1, whole genome shotgun sequence, one region includes:
- the LOC106065855 gene encoding X-ray repair cross-complementing protein 5-like: MAANKEAIAIILDVGPSMNQAPPGVSTALETAIEGINMILQRKIFAESKDEVALILFGTEETENPLADGENYANITLKSPLGIPDFNLLQMVQDELQPTETPGDFVDAIVVAIDHLQQATQGKKGISSRRIILFSDLGSPFGDQELDTIVHAMQNTQPKTELIVIGPDIQDDEESNAGDAPKRGGGADAHPDGKAKTAQQRSGEKLIKYILDKVEGECYSFREALPALSYFQTRQIKPWPWKCRLEIGTVEIPITGYSKVKEYKLKQSWKKVYAQDTNVEPGTLRTFHLDNEEETEVEKEDMVQGYRYGNTIVPMSEADQDNMKYKSEKCLKVLGFTRADFVKRYHYLGDGVISITAEKNDEAAAIALSALINALYETNCVAIARKVYNAIAAPRIGCLIPHIKAKCECLLWVELPFAEDIRSFTFGSLPLSAEDVINKKYKPTDEQLQAVDDLITSMDLTTAIENDDGDTEEALKPKLTFNPYFQRVYQCLQHRVLNPHDPLPDLSPLITSYMTPPEKVVRDSQPVLEHLKKCVKLEVVEQKPKTEQNVFVQQNDDDTRGPPEKKVKLDEDLEGGIKNITKMNVTQVGTVTPVEDFKSLISRRDEDLFEEACDQMQNYIQQIVLQSFGQQNYSKALDCVKALREACIQKMEPNIFNTFLTKFKTVLLTKSKKDFWDLILKEKQVLITKVECEESSVTKEELDRFTAEDVKEDQSSRPQTDETTDDLLMEL; the protein is encoded by the exons ATGGCGGCAAATAAG GAAGCTATTGCTATTATTCTGGATGTAGGGCCTTCCATGAATCAGGCACCACCAGGTGTCAGCACTGCTTTAGAGACAGCTATTGAGGGAATTAATATGATACTCCAACGAAAG ATATTTGCAGAGTCTAAAGATGAGGTAGCATTAATTCTTTTTGGAACTGAAGAAACAGAAAATCCTCTGGCCGATGGAGAAAATTACGCAAATATCACTTTAAAATCTCCTCTGGGCATCCCGGACTTCAATTTACTTCAGATGGTCCAAGATGAGCTCCAGCCCACAGAGACACCAGGGGACT TTGTTGATGCAATTGTTGTGGCCATTGATCACCTCCAGCAAGCAACTCa GGGAAAGAAAGGAATAAGTTCTAGACGAATCATCTTATTCTCTGACCTTGGCAGTCCCTTTGGTGATCAAGAGTTGGACACAATTGTTCATGCCATGCAGAATACACAGCCCAAGACTGAGCTGATTGTAAT AGGGCCAGACATTCAGGATGATGAGGAGAGCAATGCTGGGGATGCCCCAAAGAGAGGAGGAGGGGCAGATGCCCACCCTGATGGGAAAGCAAAAACAGCACAGCAGAGGTCTGGGGAGAAACTGATTAAGTACATCCTGGACAAGGTTGAGGGAGAGTGCTACAGTTTCAG AGAAGCTCTTCCAGCTTTAAGCTACTTTCAAACAAGACAAATTAAACCATGGCCATGGAAGTGTAGGCTAGAGATTGGTACAGTGGAGATTCCCATCACTGGCTATTCTAAG GTCAAAGAGTATAAGCTCAAACAATCCTGGAAAAAGGTCTATGCCCAAGACACTAACGTAGAACCAGGAACGCTGAGAACTTTTCATCTGGATAACGAGGAAGAAACAGAAGTGGAAAAAGAGGACATGGTTCAAG GTTACAGATATGGCAATACTATTGTTCCAATGTCAGAAGCTGATCAGGACAACATGAAGTACAAGTCAGAGAAATGTCTTAAAGTGTTAGGCTTCACCAGAGCCGACTTT GTCAAAAGGTATCATTACCTTGGTGACGGTGTGATAAGTATTACAGCAGAGAAAAATGATGAG GCTGCAGCCATTGCTTTGTCTGCACTGATCAATGCACTGTATGAAACAAATTGTGTGGCGATAGCTAGGAAAGTTTATAATGCCATAGCTGCACCAAGGATTGGATGTTTGATCCCTCACATTAAGGCCAAGTGTGAG tgccttCTCTGGGTAGAGCTTCCATTTGCAGAAGATATTAGATCATTTACATTTGGTTCTCTCCCTTTGTCAGCAGAAGATGTCATCAATAAAAAGTATAAACCTACAG ATGAACAGCTCCAAGCTGTTGATGATTTAATAACAAGCATGGACCTGACAACTGCCATTGA aaacGATGATGGTGATACAGAGGAAGCTCTGAAGCCTAAATTGACCTTTAACCCTTACTTTCAACGTGTCTACCAG TGCCTACAGCACAGAGTACTGAACCCCCATGATCCCTTGCCTGATTTATCTCCCCTGATCACCAGTTACATGACTCCGCCGGAGAAAGTAGTGAGGGACAGCCAACCAGTCTTGGAACACCTGAAGAAGTGTGTTAAGCTGGAGGTGGTTGAACAGAAACCTAAGACTGAACAAAATGTCTTTGTTCAACAAAA TGATGATGACACACGTGGACCACCTGAGAAGAAAGTCAAATTAGATGAAGACTTAGAAGgtggaataaaaaatattaccaAAATGAATGTTACTCAG GTAGGGACTGTGACCCCAGTGGAAGATTTCAAATCTCTAATAAGTAGGAGAGATGAAGATTTGTTTGAAGAAG CGTGTGATCAGATGCAAAACTACATCCAGCAGATAGTGTTGCAGTCTTTTGGCCAACAAAATTATTCCAAGGCTTTAGACTGTGTGAAAGCTTTAAGGGAAGCATGTATCCAa AAAATGGAGCCAAATATATTCAATACATTCCTAACCAAGTTTAAGACCGTTTTGttgacaaaaagtaaaaaagattTCTGGGATCTTATTTTGAAAG AAAAGCAAGTTTTGATCACTAAAGTTGAATGTGAAGAGAGCAGTGTGACAAAAGAGGAACTGGATCGGTTCACAGCTGAAGATGTCAAGGAAGATCAGAGTTCAAGGCCACAGACAGATGAAACCACAGATGACCTTTTGATGGAACTATAA